In Bacillus cereus ATCC 14579, a single window of DNA contains:
- a CDS encoding ABC transporter permease, with translation MSIESLWSSRFQQHIQNIITYFARMINGLLYSFIFISCVGAYYYAQFLKASPSKGISLIIITIVLTFIITRCPIRTFIQKPDAVYLLALEEKLTSYFKKSLLYNYIMQLFPLLFTFLILVPLAMQSLQLTVPFLCTIFIVLMITKAWNMYIHWMWRDSHEKNIWLIIRITCNALIIYMLFYSANVLILGGLLLLLAFLLLYTKKQPTKRIPWDYIIEQEEKMNVRFYQFASIFTDVPQLNKQVNKRKWLTNWIEPLLHKKRATFFYLHTLAFLRGNDYFGIYIRLRLIGAFALYFIPNIYVKGAIAYIVLYMISMQLRSLWKYFSGNIIVALYPIHTEERMKQFLHLIFILLSIQLIVFSSVILIATGQFLHILIIMIVGLLWIKFIIVPKTKQRISAF, from the coding sequence ATGTCAATCGAATCGCTATGGAGCAGTCGCTTCCAACAACATATTCAAAATATCATTACATACTTTGCACGTATGATTAACGGTTTACTATATAGCTTTATCTTTATTTCATGCGTTGGTGCATATTATTATGCTCAGTTTCTAAAAGCATCTCCTTCTAAAGGAATATCTTTAATAATTATAACGATTGTACTTACATTCATTATAACGAGATGCCCTATCCGTACATTTATTCAAAAACCTGATGCTGTCTATTTACTAGCACTAGAAGAGAAATTAACATCTTATTTTAAAAAATCTCTTCTATACAATTACATCATGCAGCTTTTCCCATTATTATTTACGTTCCTTATTCTCGTTCCACTTGCTATGCAATCATTGCAATTAACTGTACCTTTTTTATGTACAATCTTTATCGTGTTAATGATTACGAAAGCCTGGAACATGTACATACATTGGATGTGGCGTGATAGTCACGAAAAAAATATATGGCTAATCATTCGTATTACTTGTAACGCCCTAATCATTTACATGCTGTTTTATTCCGCAAATGTTCTCATATTGGGCGGACTACTCTTACTACTTGCTTTCCTACTTCTATATACGAAAAAACAGCCTACAAAACGAATACCGTGGGATTACATAATCGAGCAAGAAGAAAAAATGAACGTTCGTTTTTATCAATTTGCTAGCATTTTCACAGATGTTCCGCAACTGAATAAACAAGTAAATAAAAGAAAATGGCTTACAAATTGGATTGAACCTTTATTACATAAAAAACGAGCAACTTTCTTCTATTTACATACATTAGCATTTTTACGTGGAAATGATTATTTCGGTATATATATTCGCTTAAGATTGATCGGTGCTTTCGCCTTATATTTCATACCAAATATATACGTAAAAGGCGCTATCGCTTACATCGTTCTATATATGATTTCTATGCAGCTCCGTTCCCTGTGGAAATATTTTTCGGGAAATATTATTGTAGCATTATATCCAATCCATACTGAAGAAAGGATGAAGCAATTTCTTCACTTAATCTTTATATTGCTAAGTATTCAACTCATTGTATTTTCGAGTGTTATACTCATTGCTACAGGTCAATTTTTACATATCCTTATCATTATGATTGTCGGGTTACTCTGGATCAAATTTATTATTGTACCAAAAACGAAGCAAAGAATTTCCGCATTTTAA